The Vibrio pomeroyi genome window below encodes:
- the gyrA gene encoding DNA topoisomerase (ATP-hydrolyzing) subunit A: MSDLAKEITPVNIEDELRGSYLDYAMSVIVGRALPDVRDGLKPVHRRVLFAMNVLGNDWNKPYKKSARVVGDVIGKYHPHGDSAVYDTIVRMAQPFSLRYMLVDGQGNFGSIDGDSAAAMRYTEVRMAKIAHELLADLDKETVDYVPNYDGTEQIPAVLPTKIPNLLVNGASGIAVGMATNIPPHNLGEVVDGCLAFINNEDITIDELMDYIPGPDFPTAALISGRKGIVDAYKTGRGKVYMRSKADIEVEKNGKETIIVTEIPYQVNKARLIEKIAELVKDKKVEGISALRDESDKDGMRIVIECKRDAVGEVVLNNLYAQTQLQTTFGINMVALNNGQPQLFNIKDMLKCFVDHRREVVTRRTIFELKKARDRAHILEALSLALANIDEIIELIKSAPTPAEAKVGLVSRGWDLGNVASMLERAGTDAARPDWLEDQYGIRDGQYFLTETQAQAILELRLHRLTGLEHEKILDEYKALLEEIAELMHILASTERLMEVIREELEAVREIYGDERRTEITAAVHDIDMEELIAQEDVVVTLSNAGYVKYQILSDYEAQRRGGKGKSATKMKDEDYIERLLVANTHDNILCFSTRGKTYRLKVYQLPLASRTARGKPIVNILPLEEGERITAILPVSEFSNEKFIFMATGDGTVKKTSLDQFANVRANGLIAVNLRDDDSLIGVDITNGDSDIMLFSKSGKVVRFNEDKVRAMGRTASGVRGMKLPEDDQVVSLIVPSNEGDILTVTQNGYGKRTELAEYPTKGRATQGVVSIKVSERNGPVVGAVQVEEGDEMMMITDAGTLVRTRVAEVSQVGRNTQGVTLIRTAEDENVVGLQRIDEVEEAEIVEGEAEEANAEAVNAEGTVASESSEEQASDASDSESDSEQDTE; the protein is encoded by the coding sequence ATGAGCGATCTAGCGAAAGAGATCACGCCCGTAAATATTGAAGATGAGCTTAGAGGTTCATACCTAGACTACGCGATGTCCGTCATCGTTGGTCGTGCCCTTCCAGATGTGCGTGATGGCCTAAAACCTGTACACCGCCGCGTTTTGTTCGCGATGAATGTACTAGGTAATGATTGGAACAAACCATATAAAAAGTCTGCTCGTGTAGTAGGTGATGTAATCGGTAAATACCACCCACATGGTGATAGTGCTGTATACGATACTATTGTTCGTATGGCGCAACCGTTCTCACTGCGTTACATGCTAGTTGATGGCCAAGGTAACTTTGGTTCTATCGATGGCGACTCCGCGGCTGCAATGCGTTATACCGAAGTTCGTATGGCGAAAATTGCTCACGAGCTCCTGGCTGACCTTGATAAGGAAACTGTGGATTACGTACCGAACTACGATGGTACAGAACAAATTCCAGCAGTACTTCCTACAAAAATTCCTAACCTATTGGTAAACGGTGCTTCTGGTATCGCAGTAGGTATGGCTACCAACATCCCACCACATAACCTTGGTGAAGTTGTTGATGGCTGTTTAGCATTTATCAATAATGAAGATATCACTATTGATGAGCTAATGGACTATATCCCTGGTCCTGACTTCCCAACAGCAGCACTTATCAGTGGTCGTAAAGGCATCGTAGATGCATACAAGACTGGCCGCGGTAAGGTTTACATGCGTTCAAAAGCGGATATTGAAGTAGAGAAGAATGGTAAAGAAACCATTATCGTTACTGAGATCCCTTACCAAGTAAACAAAGCTCGTTTGATCGAGAAGATTGCTGAACTGGTTAAAGATAAGAAAGTAGAAGGCATCAGTGCACTGCGCGACGAGTCTGATAAAGACGGTATGCGTATTGTTATTGAATGTAAGCGTGATGCAGTAGGCGAAGTGGTTCTTAACAACCTATACGCTCAAACTCAACTGCAAACGACTTTCGGTATCAACATGGTTGCGTTGAATAACGGTCAACCACAGTTGTTCAACATCAAAGACATGCTTAAGTGCTTCGTAGACCACCGTCGCGAAGTTGTGACTCGTCGTACTATCTTCGAATTGAAGAAAGCGCGCGACCGTGCACACATCCTTGAAGCACTGTCTCTAGCACTTGCTAACATTGATGAAATCATTGAACTGATCAAGAGCGCGCCAACACCAGCAGAAGCTAAAGTTGGTTTAGTGTCTCGTGGTTGGGATCTTGGTAACGTTGCTTCAATGCTTGAGCGTGCAGGTACTGATGCGGCCCGTCCTGATTGGTTGGAAGACCAATACGGCATCCGCGATGGCCAATACTTCCTAACGGAAACACAAGCACAAGCTATTCTAGAACTTCGTCTTCACCGCCTAACTGGCCTAGAGCATGAGAAGATTCTAGACGAGTACAAAGCACTTCTAGAAGAGATCGCTGAGCTAATGCACATTCTTGCAAGCACTGAGCGTTTGATGGAAGTTATCCGTGAAGAACTTGAAGCGGTACGTGAAATCTATGGCGACGAGCGTCGTACAGAAATCACAGCTGCAGTTCATGACATCGACATGGAAGAGCTGATTGCTCAAGAAGACGTTGTAGTAACGCTTTCTAACGCAGGTTACGTTAAGTACCAAATCCTAAGCGACTACGAAGCTCAGCGTCGTGGTGGTAAAGGTAAGAGTGCAACTAAGATGAAAGATGAGGATTACATTGAGCGTCTGCTTGTTGCTAATACTCACGATAACATCCTATGTTTCTCTACTCGTGGTAAGACATACCGTCTGAAAGTTTACCAACTACCATTAGCAAGTCGTACTGCTCGTGGTAAGCCTATCGTGAACATTCTTCCTCTAGAAGAAGGTGAGCGTATTACGGCTATCCTGCCTGTTTCTGAGTTCTCTAACGAGAAATTCATCTTCATGGCAACAGGCGATGGTACTGTTAAGAAGACATCTCTGGATCAATTCGCAAACGTACGTGCTAACGGCCTAATCGCTGTTAACCTACGTGACGACGATTCACTGATCGGCGTTGACATCACTAACGGTGATAGCGACATCATGCTGTTCTCTAAATCGGGCAAAGTTGTTCGCTTTAACGAGGACAAAGTGCGTGCAATGGGCCGTACTGCCTCTGGTGTTCGTGGTATGAAGCTTCCAGAAGACGATCAAGTGGTTTCACTGATTGTTCCTTCTAACGAAGGCGATATCCTAACTGTGACTCAAAACGGTTACGGTAAGCGTACTGAGCTAGCTGAATACCCAACGAAAGGCCGTGCAACGCAAGGTGTAGTATCTATCAAAGTCTCTGAACGTAATGGCCCAGTAGTTGGCGCCGTTCAAGTTGAAGAAGGCGATGAAATGATGATGATCACCGACGCAGGTACACTAGTACGTACTCGCGTAGCGGAAGTAAGCCAAGTTGGTCGTAACACTCAAGGTGTAACACTGATTCGTACTGCTGAAGACGAGAACGTTGTAGGACTACAACGTATCGACGAAGTAGAAGAAGCTGAGATTGTAGAAGGCGAAGCTGAAGAAGCAAATGCTGAAGCAGTTAACGCAGAAGGAACAGTGGCTTCTGAATCAAGTGAAGAGCAAGCATCAGATGCTTCTGACTCTGAAAGTGATAGCGAGCAAGACACTGAGTAA
- a CDS encoding molecular chaperone TorD family protein — MIIDTHKLLGSLFYQATNKEQLLDIVQALVESQVLSEGCLLALQNEQEGALAAEFSRLFEGVGDMPAPPWGSVYLDKDRVVFGASTVEYRQFLELNQIELDTGLREPEDQFGLMLFAHAYLLENNNTNSASELLECHLLPWSSAYLDKLNTASDLSFYKKLSSDVINWLNQLTSEYNLNVATKKLYID; from the coding sequence ATGATTATTGATACGCATAAATTGCTCGGTTCATTATTTTATCAAGCAACAAATAAAGAACAGTTATTGGATATTGTTCAGGCACTAGTAGAGAGCCAAGTCTTATCAGAAGGTTGTTTACTGGCACTTCAAAACGAACAGGAAGGTGCCCTAGCTGCAGAGTTTAGCCGCTTGTTTGAAGGCGTTGGAGATATGCCGGCTCCGCCTTGGGGTTCTGTGTACTTAGATAAAGACCGTGTGGTGTTTGGTGCATCGACTGTGGAATATCGACAGTTTCTAGAATTAAACCAAATTGAATTGGATACAGGTTTAAGAGAGCCAGAAGATCAATTTGGTTTAATGTTATTCGCCCATGCGTATTTGTTAGAAAATAATAATACTAATTCAGCTAGTGAATTACTTGAGTGCCACTTATTACCTTGGTCTTCTGCTTATTTAGATAAATTAAATACAGCATCAGATTTATCATTTTATAAGAAGCTATCAAGTGATGTAATAAATTGGCTTAATCAATTAACATCTGAATATAATTTAAACGTTGCTACTAAAAAGTTATATATCGACTAA
- the ubiG gene encoding bifunctional 2-polyprenyl-6-hydroxyphenol methylase/3-demethylubiquinol 3-O-methyltransferase UbiG: protein MDALFNLEMPIMTKSQNVDPAEIKKFEDMASRWWDLEGEFKPLHQINPLRLNYVLEKTEGLFGKKVLDVGCGGGILAESMAVEGAVVTGLDMGKEPLEVARLHALETGTKLDYIQSTIEDHAEQNPQTYDVVTCMEMLEHVPDPQSVISACSKLVKPGGHVFFSTLNRNFKSYLFAIVGAEKLLKIVPEGTHEHEKFIRPAELIKMIDNTPLQELGITGLHYNPLTDSYRLGHNVDVNYIVHTQNFAQ from the coding sequence ATGGATGCATTATTTAACTTGGAAATGCCGATTATGACTAAATCACAGAACGTAGACCCAGCAGAAATCAAAAAATTCGAAGACATGGCGTCGCGCTGGTGGGATCTGGAAGGCGAGTTTAAGCCTCTACATCAAATCAACCCACTGCGCCTAAATTACGTGCTAGAAAAAACCGAAGGTTTATTTGGTAAGAAAGTACTCGACGTTGGCTGCGGTGGCGGCATTTTGGCTGAAAGCATGGCTGTTGAGGGCGCAGTAGTCACTGGCCTAGATATGGGTAAAGAACCACTAGAAGTGGCACGTCTTCACGCATTAGAAACAGGCACCAAGCTAGATTACATCCAGAGCACCATCGAAGACCACGCAGAACAGAATCCACAAACTTACGATGTGGTAACGTGCATGGAAATGCTAGAGCACGTTCCTGATCCACAATCTGTGATTAGCGCATGTTCAAAACTAGTGAAACCGGGTGGTCACGTGTTCTTCTCTACCTTGAACCGTAACTTCAAATCTTACCTGTTCGCTATTGTTGGTGCAGAAAAGCTACTTAAGATTGTTCCTGAGGGCACTCATGAGCACGAGAAGTTCATTCGCCCCGCAGAACTTATCAAGATGATTGATAACACCCCACTGCAAGAGTTAGGCATCACTGGCCTACACTATAACCCACTGACTGACAGCTACCGTTTGGGCCACAATGTCGATGTAAACTACATCGTTCACACTCAAAATTTCGCCCAATAA
- a CDS encoding dimethyl sulfoxide reductase subunit A, whose protein sequence is MTNKKESGVMNLTRRGFMKASSAVGSAAALAGGIALPFKSKPVAAAVAENVDEKIVWSACTVNCGSRCPLRMHVQNGEIKYVETDNTGTDEYGHHQVRACLRGRSMRRRVYNPDRLKYPMKRVGKRGEGKFKRISWEEAYDEVAGTMQRLIKDYGNDTIYLNYGTGTLGGTVTKSWPPAQTLIARLMNLSGGYLNHYGDYSTAQIAKGLSYTYGGWANNNSFSDLENTKLNIQFGNNPAETRMSGGGLIHHYVESKNKSNARTIIIDPRYTDTAGGREDQWIPIRPSTDAALVAGLAHVMITEDLVDQPFLDKYCVGYDEKTLPASAPKNSDYKSYILGLGEDGVEKTPEWASKITGIPVDTIVKLGREMGTAKPCAIHQGWGLQRTANGELACRAIAMLSLLTGSVGVSGGSTGARESDINIPFVRFPTVPNPVETSISMFMWTDAIYRHHEMTDITDGVRGAERLKNPIKMIWNYAGNCIINQHSDINKTHAILQDESACEMIVVVDNHMTSSAKYADIILPDLTTSEQDDWCMDGKASNMPYFIYAQKAIEPQFEAKSIYEMCTQLAKRMGVEKEFTEGRTQEQWIEHLYAETRKNDPTLPTFEEMKELGIYKRSYDHHYIAYEDFRKDPEANPLTTPSGKIEIYSEQLADIAKTWKLKEDEVIHPLPIYADSFEGHNDPLAEKYPLQLTGFHYKARTHSTYGNVAEIKAAAPQELWINPIDAKERGIESGDMVSIFNDRGEVHIPAKVTPRILPRVVALGEGAWYAPDGQKIDHAGSINVLTTQRPSPLAKGNPQHTNLVQIKALKKA, encoded by the coding sequence ATGACGAATAAGAAAGAATCTGGGGTAATGAATCTTACTCGAAGAGGCTTCATGAAAGCTTCTTCGGCGGTAGGTAGTGCAGCCGCACTCGCGGGCGGTATCGCTTTACCTTTCAAATCCAAACCAGTAGCGGCTGCGGTTGCTGAGAATGTGGATGAGAAAATCGTATGGAGTGCATGTACAGTAAACTGTGGCTCTCGCTGCCCACTGCGTATGCATGTGCAAAACGGTGAAATCAAATACGTAGAAACAGACAACACGGGTACTGACGAATACGGTCATCACCAAGTGCGTGCGTGTCTACGTGGCCGCTCTATGCGTCGCCGTGTTTACAACCCAGATCGCCTGAAATACCCAATGAAACGTGTGGGCAAACGTGGTGAAGGTAAGTTTAAGCGTATTAGCTGGGAAGAGGCTTATGATGAAGTTGCTGGTACTATGCAGCGCCTTATCAAAGATTACGGTAACGACACTATCTACCTAAACTACGGTACAGGTACGCTTGGTGGTACAGTAACTAAGTCTTGGCCACCAGCACAAACGCTGATTGCGCGTCTAATGAACCTAAGTGGTGGTTACCTAAACCATTACGGTGACTACTCAACAGCGCAGATCGCGAAAGGCTTGAGCTACACCTACGGTGGTTGGGCAAACAACAACTCTTTCTCTGACTTAGAGAACACTAAGCTTAACATCCAATTTGGTAACAACCCTGCTGAGACTCGTATGTCTGGCGGCGGTCTGATCCACCACTACGTAGAAAGCAAAAACAAATCAAACGCAAGAACGATAATCATCGATCCACGCTACACCGATACTGCCGGTGGCCGTGAAGATCAGTGGATCCCAATTCGTCCTTCTACGGATGCTGCATTGGTTGCGGGTCTCGCACACGTGATGATCACTGAAGACCTAGTCGACCAACCGTTCCTAGACAAATACTGTGTCGGTTACGATGAGAAGACCCTTCCTGCATCAGCGCCTAAAAACAGTGACTACAAATCTTACATCCTAGGTTTAGGTGAAGATGGCGTAGAGAAGACACCAGAGTGGGCTTCTAAGATCACAGGCATTCCAGTTGATACTATCGTTAAGCTTGGCCGTGAAATGGGCACAGCGAAACCGTGTGCTATCCACCAAGGTTGGGGGCTACAACGTACTGCGAACGGTGAGCTAGCTTGTCGTGCAATCGCAATGCTGTCACTACTCACTGGTTCTGTGGGTGTATCTGGCGGTTCAACAGGCGCTCGTGAGAGTGACATCAACATTCCGTTTGTTCGCTTCCCTACTGTGCCAAACCCAGTTGAAACGTCTATTTCAATGTTTATGTGGACAGACGCAATTTACCGTCATCATGAAATGACCGACATCACTGATGGTGTTCGCGGTGCAGAGCGCCTTAAGAACCCAATCAAGATGATCTGGAACTACGCAGGTAACTGCATCATCAACCAGCACTCAGACATCAACAAGACACACGCGATTCTTCAAGATGAAAGTGCGTGTGAAATGATTGTCGTGGTTGATAACCATATGACTTCTTCTGCGAAGTACGCCGACATCATCCTGCCTGACTTAACCACATCTGAGCAAGACGACTGGTGTATGGATGGTAAAGCATCGAACATGCCTTACTTTATCTACGCACAAAAAGCGATTGAGCCTCAGTTTGAAGCGAAATCTATCTACGAGATGTGTACGCAACTTGCTAAGCGCATGGGCGTAGAAAAAGAGTTCACAGAAGGTCGTACTCAAGAGCAATGGATTGAGCACCTTTACGCGGAAACTCGTAAGAACGATCCAACACTGCCAACCTTCGAGGAGATGAAAGAGTTAGGTATCTACAAGCGTAGCTACGACCACCACTACATCGCTTACGAAGATTTCCGTAAAGACCCTGAAGCGAATCCACTGACTACTCCAAGTGGCAAGATCGAGATTTACTCAGAGCAACTGGCTGATATCGCGAAAACGTGGAAGCTGAAAGAAGACGAAGTGATTCACCCACTTCCGATTTACGCGGATTCTTTTGAAGGTCATAACGATCCACTAGCAGAGAAGTACCCACTTCAGCTAACAGGCTTCCACTACAAGGCTCGTACCCACTCAACTTACGGTAACGTTGCAGAGATCAAAGCTGCGGCACCGCAAGAGTTGTGGATCAACCCAATCGATGCGAAAGAACGTGGTATTGAAAGCGGCGACATGGTGAGTATTTTCAACGACCGTGGCGAAGTACATATTCCAGCGAAAGTGACACCAAGGATTCTTCCTCGAGTTGTCGCACTAGGCGAAGGTGCATGGTACGCACCCGATGGTCAGAAGATCGACCATGCAGGCTCTATCAACGTGCTGACTACTCAGCGCCCGAGCCCACTTGCTAAGGGTAACCCTCAGCATACAAACCTAGTTCAAATCAAAGCGCTAAAGAAAGCATAA
- the yfaE gene encoding class I ribonucleotide reductase maintenance protein YfaE: MPTIKINKLTSIESNPSNTLLETMEQAGLEPEYNCRDGHCGACRCTLDSGEVEYVGFAMAYTQGDEILPCICKAKTDLSLSNVIHRSKQKRA; the protein is encoded by the coding sequence ATGCCCACAATCAAAATCAACAAGCTGACTTCGATTGAATCTAACCCTTCAAACACTCTGTTGGAAACAATGGAACAAGCTGGGTTAGAACCAGAATACAACTGCCGAGATGGTCACTGTGGCGCATGCCGCTGTACGTTGGATTCTGGTGAGGTTGAGTACGTTGGTTTTGCTATGGCTTACACACAAGGCGATGAGATTTTGCCATGCATCTGCAAAGCAAAGACCGATTTATCGCTAAGTAACGTGATTCACAGAAGCAAACAGAAGCGCGCCTAA
- the nrdB gene encoding ribonucleotide-diphosphate reductase subunit beta, whose amino-acid sequence MAYSTFSQQKNDQLKEPMFLGQSVNVARYDQQKFEIFEKLIEKQLSFFWRPEEVDVSSDRIDYNKLPEHEKHIFISNLKYQTLLDSIQGRSPNVALLPLVSLPEVETWIETWSFSETIHSRSYTHIIRNIVNDPGVVFDDIVENEEILKRAKDIAFYYDDLIKLTADYHRYGEGNHSINGEDVKISLHDLKKKLYLCLMSVNALEAIRFYVSFACSFAFAERELMEGNAKIIKLIARDEALHLTGTQHMINLLRNGQDDFAFMQIAEECKQECFDLFKEAAEQEKEWAEYLFKDGSMIGLNKDILCQYVEYITNIRMQAVGLGTAYPAATSNPIPWINAWLSSDNVQVAPQEAEISSYLVGQIDNEVKADDFEGFEL is encoded by the coding sequence ATGGCTTACAGTACTTTTTCTCAGCAAAAAAATGACCAACTAAAAGAACCAATGTTCTTGGGTCAGTCGGTTAACGTTGCACGTTACGACCAACAAAAATTCGAAATCTTCGAAAAGCTTATCGAGAAGCAGCTTTCTTTCTTCTGGCGTCCAGAAGAAGTAGACGTGTCTAGCGACCGTATCGACTACAACAAGCTTCCTGAGCATGAAAAGCACATCTTCATCTCTAACTTGAAGTACCAAACACTTCTAGATTCTATCCAAGGCCGCAGCCCGAACGTTGCCCTACTTCCATTGGTATCACTACCAGAAGTAGAAACTTGGATTGAGACTTGGTCTTTCTCTGAAACGATTCACTCTCGTTCTTACACGCACATCATCCGTAACATCGTGAATGATCCAGGCGTAGTATTCGACGACATCGTTGAAAACGAAGAGATCCTTAAGCGTGCTAAAGACATCGCTTTCTACTACGACGACCTAATCAAGCTAACGGCTGACTACCACCGTTACGGTGAAGGCAACCACAGCATCAACGGCGAAGACGTTAAGATTTCACTTCACGACCTGAAGAAGAAACTTTACCTATGTCTAATGTCGGTAAACGCACTAGAAGCAATCCGTTTCTACGTAAGTTTTGCTTGTTCATTCGCATTCGCTGAGCGTGAGCTAATGGAAGGTAACGCTAAAATCATCAAGCTAATCGCTCGTGATGAAGCGCTTCACCTGACTGGCACTCAGCACATGATCAACTTGCTACGTAACGGTCAAGACGACTTCGCATTCATGCAAATCGCTGAAGAGTGCAAGCAAGAGTGTTTCGACCTGTTTAAAGAAGCAGCAGAGCAAGAAAAAGAGTGGGCAGAATACCTATTCAAAGACGGCTCTATGATTGGTCTGAACAAAGACATTCTTTGCCAATACGTTGAGTACATTACCAACATCCGTATGCAAGCGGTTGGTCTAGGTACGGCTTACCCAGCAGCGACATCGAACCCAATCCCATGGATCAACGCTTGGTTATCTTCAGATAACGTACAAGTTGCTCCACAAGAAGCTGAAATCAGTTCTTACCTAGTTGGTCAGATCGACAACGAAGTAAAAGCTGACGACTTTGAAGGATTTGAGCTGTAA
- the napF gene encoding ferredoxin-type protein NapF, whose product MSEQINSNRRGFLTRLSKPVKAAASYEEKSQRLHARPPRAVDEVLFERLCDGCGLCEQACPNSVIEMLEGSALLNLDYNSCSMCNKCSEVCPTGALHQTVTPYVDLKPNFADSCNNFMQMDCNACQTACSASAIHIEVGELPTVVQDKCNGCGECRSACYIGSVTLNLTQQ is encoded by the coding sequence ATGTCTGAGCAAATAAATTCAAATAGACGTGGCTTCCTAACTCGACTCTCTAAGCCGGTTAAAGCTGCGGCAAGTTATGAAGAGAAATCACAGCGCCTACATGCTAGGCCACCTAGGGCGGTCGATGAGGTGCTGTTTGAGCGTCTGTGTGACGGCTGTGGCTTGTGTGAGCAAGCGTGTCCGAATAGCGTTATTGAGATGCTAGAGGGCAGTGCGCTGCTGAATTTGGATTACAACAGTTGTTCGATGTGTAATAAGTGCAGTGAAGTGTGTCCGACTGGCGCGCTTCATCAAACCGTGACGCCTTATGTCGACCTGAAGCCCAACTTTGCTGATAGCTGCAATAACTTCATGCAAATGGATTGTAATGCCTGCCAAACAGCTTGTTCTGCTAGTGCGATACACATTGAAGTAGGAGAGTTGCCTACGGTCGTTCAAGATAAGTGCAATGGCTGTGGAGAGTGCCGAAGCGCTTGTTACATTGGCTCTGTGACTCTAAACCTGACTCAACAGTAA
- the nrdA gene encoding ribonucleoside-diphosphate reductase subunit alpha produces MNQQLTVTKRNGRKETIDLEKIHRVITWAAEGLHNVSVSQVELKAHIQFYDGITTTDIHETIIKSAADLISEETPDYQYLAARLSVFHLRKKAYGEYEPPALYDHVAKLVDMGKYDSHLMEDYTKAEFDELDEYIDHKRDLDFSYAAVKQLEGKYFVQNRVTKEIYESAQFLYILVAACLFAKYPKSTRLDYIKRFYDASSTFKISLPTPIMSGVRTPTRQFSSCVLIECGDSLDSINATASSIVRYVSQRAGIGINAGRIRALGSEIRNGEAFHTGCIPFYKYFQTAVKCCSQGGVRGGAATVFYPLWHGEVQSLLVLKNNRGVEENRVRHMDYGVQLNKLMYSRLVQGGNISLFSPSDVPGLYDAFFENQDRFEELYVKYENDPSVKRETVKAVELFSLLMQERASTGRIYIQNVDHCNTHSPFDSEVAPVRQSNLCLEIALPTKPLSNVEDDEGEIALCTLSAFNLGAINELDDLAELSELVVRALDALLDYQDYPLPAAYKSTMNRRTLGVGVINYAYYLAKNGVKYSDGSANGLTHRTFEAIQYHLLKASVELAKEQGRCPSFHETNYAKGLLPIDTYKKDIDLVCEEPLHYDWDSLREEIMEHGLRNSTLTALMPSETSSQISNATNGIEPPRGYVSVKASKDGILKQVVPDFLNLKENYELLWNIGSNDGYLHLVGIMQKFVDQAISANTNYDPSVYDSGKVPMKKLLQDLLTAYKYGVKTLYYHNTRDGAKDDQGDAVQVPEEDCEGGGCKI; encoded by the coding sequence ATGAACCAACAACTTACTGTTACCAAGCGTAACGGGCGCAAAGAAACGATCGATCTAGAGAAGATCCATCGCGTGATTACATGGGCAGCTGAAGGCTTGCACAATGTTTCTGTATCACAAGTAGAATTGAAAGCTCACATTCAGTTTTACGATGGCATCACCACTACTGACATTCATGAGACTATCATCAAGTCAGCAGCGGATTTAATCTCTGAAGAGACTCCTGATTACCAATATCTAGCAGCACGTCTGTCTGTATTCCACCTACGTAAAAAAGCGTACGGCGAATACGAGCCGCCTGCACTGTACGACCACGTTGCAAAACTGGTTGATATGGGTAAATACGATAGCCACCTAATGGAAGACTACACGAAAGCTGAGTTCGACGAGCTTGACGAGTACATCGACCACAAACGTGACTTAGACTTCTCTTACGCAGCGGTTAAGCAGCTTGAAGGTAAATACTTCGTGCAAAACCGTGTAACGAAAGAAATCTACGAGAGTGCTCAGTTCCTTTACATTTTAGTTGCTGCGTGTCTATTCGCTAAGTACCCGAAATCGACTCGTCTTGACTACATCAAACGTTTTTACGACGCATCGTCTACGTTTAAGATTTCTCTACCTACACCGATCATGTCTGGTGTACGTACGCCTACTCGTCAATTCAGTTCTTGTGTACTGATCGAGTGTGGTGACAGCCTTGATTCTATCAACGCAACAGCAAGCTCAATTGTTCGTTACGTATCTCAACGTGCCGGTATTGGTATCAACGCAGGTCGTATCCGTGCGCTTGGTTCTGAAATCCGTAATGGTGAAGCGTTCCACACTGGCTGTATCCCTTTCTACAAATACTTCCAAACAGCAGTAAAATGTTGTTCTCAAGGTGGTGTTCGTGGTGGCGCCGCAACAGTGTTCTACCCACTATGGCACGGTGAAGTTCAGTCTCTATTAGTACTGAAAAACAACCGCGGCGTTGAAGAGAACCGTGTTCGTCACATGGACTACGGCGTACAGCTGAACAAGCTTATGTACTCTCGTCTTGTTCAAGGTGGCAACATCAGCCTGTTCTCACCTTCTGACGTACCTGGCCTTTACGATGCGTTCTTCGAAAACCAAGACCGTTTTGAAGAGCTATACGTTAAGTACGAAAACGATCCATCAGTGAAGCGTGAAACAGTAAAAGCTGTTGAGCTATTCTCTCTGCTAATGCAAGAGCGTGCTTCTACTGGTCGTATCTACATTCAGAACGTTGACCACTGTAATACACACAGCCCGTTTGATTCTGAAGTTGCCCCTGTTCGTCAATCGAACCTATGTCTAGAAATCGCGCTTCCTACTAAGCCGCTTTCTAACGTAGAAGATGACGAAGGCGAAATTGCACTTTGTACGCTTTCAGCATTCAACCTTGGCGCAATCAATGAACTTGACGACCTAGCAGAGCTTTCTGAACTGGTTGTTCGTGCACTTGATGCACTTCTTGATTACCAAGACTACCCGCTTCCAGCAGCATACAAATCGACAATGAACCGTCGTACTCTGGGTGTAGGTGTTATCAACTACGCATACTACCTAGCGAAGAATGGTGTTAAGTACTCTGATGGCAGCGCAAATGGCCTGACTCACCGTACTTTTGAAGCGATTCAATACCACTTGCTAAAAGCATCTGTTGAACTAGCGAAAGAGCAAGGTCGTTGCCCGTCTTTCCACGAGACCAACTACGCGAAAGGCCTACTGCCAATCGATACTTACAAAAAAGATATCGACTTAGTATGTGAAGAGCCATTGCACTACGATTGGGATTCTCTACGTGAAGAGATCATGGAGCACGGTCTGCGTAACTCTACGCTAACAGCGCTTATGCCTTCTGAGACATCGTCTCAAATCTCGAACGCGACTAACGGTATCGAGCCACCACGTGGTTACGTATCAGTGAAAGCATCGAAAGACGGCATCCTGAAGCAAGTTGTTCCAGATTTCCTAAATCTAAAAGAGAACTACGAGCTGCTTTGGAACATTGGTTCTAACGACGGTTACCTACACCTAGTGGGTATCATGCAAAAATTCGTTGACCAAGCTATCTCTGCAAACACTAACTATGATCCAAGTGTTTACGACAGCGGTAAAGTACCAATGAAGAAGCTGCTTCAAGACCTACTGACAGCGTACAAGTACGGTGTTAAGACGCTTTACTACCATAACACTCGTGATGGTGCTAAAGACGACCAAGGCGATGCAGTTCAGGTGCCGGAAGAAGATTGTGAAGGCGGCGGTTGTAAGATCTAA